Proteins found in one Elgaria multicarinata webbii isolate HBS135686 ecotype San Diego chromosome 12, rElgMul1.1.pri, whole genome shotgun sequence genomic segment:
- the NKX6-3 gene encoding homeobox protein Nkx-6.3: MDSNVQGTFLLNNPSLAPFPEVKAPMCQYAVQNSFYKISPTGLSAQLAAGTPHGISDILSRPVAAPNGSLLSGYSHVGGFNGLGAQSIYYGSQVANFSKAGSEYTARGRNCWADTGQDWHGGRACGNSTGHVGDSLHKKKHTRPTFTGHQIFALEKTFEQTKYLAGPERARLAYSLGMSESQVKVWFQNRRTKWRKKSALEPSSSCSPRAGAGPGERAVSDDDDDEYNKPLDPDSDDEKIRLLLRKHRAAFSVLGLGTHSG, translated from the exons ATGGACTCCAACGTGCAGGGGACGTTCCTGCTCAACAACCCTTCTCTGGCCCCTTTCCCGGAGGTGAAGGCCCCAATGTGCCAGTACGCAGTGCAAAACTCCTTCTACAAGATCAGCCCCACGGGGCTCAGTGCCCAGCTCGCTGCTGGCACACCACACGGCATCAGTGACATCCTAAGCAGGCCGGTGGCTGCTCCAAACGGCAGCCTCCTGTCTGGCTATTCCCATGTCGGCGGATTCAACGGACTGGGGGCCCAGAGCATTTACTACGGGTCCCAAGTGGCAAACTTCTCCAAGGCAGGGAGCGAATACACGGCCAGGGGCAGAAACTGCTGGGCAGACACGGGGCAGGACTGGCACGGAGGTCGAGCGTGTGGCAACT CCACAGGGCACGTGGGTGACAGCCTCCACAAGAAGAAACACACACGGCCAACCTTCACAGGCCACCAGATCTTTGCACTGGAGAAAACCTTTGAGCAGACCAAATACTTGGCTGGGCCTGAGCGGGCACGACTGGCATATTCCCTGGGCATGAGTGAATCCCAAGTGAAG GTCTGGTTCCAGAACCGTCGCACTAAATGGAGGAAGAAGAGTGCCCTGGAGCCTTCTTCTTCGTGCTCTCCCCGCgcaggggccgggccgggggaGCGCGCCGTCtctgacgacgacgacgacgagtaCAACAAACCCCTGGACCCTGACTCGGATGATGAGAAGATCCGCCTCCTTTTGCGCAAACATCGGGCGGCCTTCTCCGTGCTAGGCCTGGGCACTCACAGTGgctaa